A region from the Acomys russatus chromosome 20, mAcoRus1.1, whole genome shotgun sequence genome encodes:
- the Ark2c gene encoding E3 ubiquitin-protein ligase RNF165: MVLVHVGYLVLPVFGSVRNRGAPFQRSQHPHATSCRHFHLGPPQPQQLAPDFPLAHPVQSQPGLSAHMAPAHQHSGALHQSLTPLPTLQFQDVTGPSFLPQALHQQYLLQQQLLEAQHRRLVSHPRRGQDRVSVHSHRLHPSFDFGHQLQTPQPRYLAEGTDWDLSVDAGLSPAQFQVRPIPQHYQHYLATPRMHHFPRNSSSTQMVVHEIRNYPYPQLHFLALQGLNPSRHTSAVRESYEELLQLEDRLGNVTRGAVQNTIERFTFPHKYKKRRPQDSKGKKDEGEESDTDEKCTICLSMLEDGEDVRRLPCMHLFHQLCVDQWLAMSKKCPICRVDIETQLGADS; this comes from the exons GTGCCCCCTTTCAAAGGTCTCAGCATCCTCACGCTACCTCCTGCCGCCACTTCCACCTGGGTCCCCCGCAGCCGCAGCAGCTAGCCCCGGACTTCCCGCTGGCCCACCCCGTGCAGTCGCAGCCGGGCCTCAGCGCCCACATGGCCCCGGCCCACCAGCACAGCGGCGCGCTGCACCAGTCGCTGACCCCGCTGCCCACCCTGCAGTTCCAGGACGTCACAGGTCCCTCCTTCCTACCTCAGGCCCTGCACCAGCAATACCTGCTGCAGCAACAGCTCCTGGAAGCTCAGCACCGAAGGCTCGTCTCCCATCCCAG GCGGGGTCAGGATCGGGTGTCTGTCCACTCCCACCGCCTCCACCCCAGCTTTGACTTTGGCCACCAACTGCAGACACCTCAGCCCCGGTATCTGGCTGAGGGCACTGACTG GGATCTCAGTGTGGACGCTGGCTTGAGTCCTGCCCAGTTCCAGGTGCGGCCCATCCCTCAGCACTATCAGCATTACCTAGCAACTCCTCGAATGCACCACTTCCCCAGAAACTCCTCGTCCACACAGATG GTTGTCCATGAAATCCGAAACTACCCTTACCCGCAGCTTCACTTCCTCGCCCTCCAGGGACTCAATCCTAGCCGGCACACCTCGGCCGTTCGGGAGAGCTACGAG GAGCTGCTGCAGCTTGAGGACAGGTTGGGAAACGTGACCCGAGGAGCTGTGCAGAACACCATCGAGAGGTTCACCTTCCCCCACAAGTACAAGAAG CGAAGaccccaggacagcaagggcaaGAAAGACGAAGGGGAGGAATCAGACACAGATGAGAAATGCACAATTTGTCTCTCTATGTTGGAGGACGGAGAAGATGTGAG ACGCCTTCCTTGTATGCATCTCTTCCACCAACTGTGTGTGGACCAGTGGCTTGCCATGAGCAAGAAATGCCCCATCTGCCGAGTGGACATTGAGACACAACTGGGAGCCGACAGCTGA